The proteins below come from a single Ruegeria sp. SCSIO 43209 genomic window:
- a CDS encoding malonyl-CoA synthase: MGNPLYDRLLGIHAGKDTPFLHLPDGQTLTHATFLDTAARLANTMTGLEMEPGDRVAVQVEKSVEALALYAACVQAGLIFLPLNTGYTTQELSYFIENSGASLVVCDEANEAGLAEIVQKNNARLETLNADGSGSLMRRALGMLPAFQPAHRSEDDLAAFLYTSGTTGRSKGAMLTQANLLSNAETLVQEWRFTDDDVLLHALPIFHTHGLFVATNVVLASGGSMIFLPKFDLEDILRLMPQATAMMGVPTFYTRLLSDDRFAQDLTQDMRLFISGSAPLLADTHVQFEDRTGHRILERYGMTETNMNTSNPYDGERRAGTVGFPLPDVELKVTDPKTGQTLADGEIGIIEVRGPNVFQGYWQMPDKTAAELREDGFFITGDLGRIDEDGYVHIVGREKDLIISGGYNIYPKEIELLLDEQPGVLESAVIGVPHPDFGETPIGILVPAPGHTPDIEAIMGAVRDALARFKHPRQLILLDELPRNTMGKVQKNILRDRCKDLFTKT, translated from the coding sequence ATGGGCAACCCGCTTTATGATCGTTTGCTGGGCATCCATGCAGGCAAGGATACGCCATTTTTGCACCTTCCGGATGGTCAGACTTTGACCCATGCCACGTTTCTGGACACGGCGGCCCGTCTGGCCAACACCATGACAGGACTGGAAATGGAACCGGGCGACCGCGTGGCGGTGCAGGTGGAGAAATCCGTTGAGGCACTGGCGCTTTATGCCGCCTGTGTCCAAGCGGGGCTGATCTTTCTACCTCTCAATACGGGCTATACGACGCAAGAGCTAAGCTATTTCATCGAAAACAGCGGAGCCTCACTGGTGGTGTGCGATGAGGCAAACGAGGCAGGGCTTGCCGAGATCGTGCAAAAGAACAATGCCCGGCTTGAAACGCTAAACGCCGACGGTTCAGGCAGCCTTATGCGGCGTGCTCTGGGGATGCTTCCGGCCTTTCAGCCGGCCCACCGATCCGAAGATGATCTGGCTGCGTTCCTATATACTTCAGGCACGACGGGGCGTTCGAAAGGGGCAATGCTGACGCAGGCGAATCTGCTGTCGAACGCGGAGACCCTTGTGCAGGAATGGCGTTTCACAGATGATGACGTGCTGTTGCACGCGCTGCCTATCTTTCACACGCATGGACTGTTTGTTGCGACAAATGTCGTCCTCGCATCGGGCGGGTCGATGATATTTCTGCCGAAGTTCGACCTGGAAGATATATTACGCCTGATGCCACAGGCAACGGCGATGATGGGGGTGCCGACGTTTTACACACGCCTGCTAAGCGACGACCGCTTCGCCCAAGATCTGACTCAGGATATGCGGCTGTTCATCTCAGGTTCAGCGCCTTTGCTGGCAGATACCCACGTTCAATTTGAAGACCGTACAGGTCATCGCATTCTGGAACGCTATGGCATGACCGAGACGAACATGAACACTTCTAACCCCTATGACGGCGAACGCCGGGCGGGAACGGTCGGATTTCCCCTGCCGGATGTTGAACTGAAGGTCACAGACCCCAAAACAGGTCAAACCCTAGCAGATGGTGAGATCGGCATCATCGAGGTGCGCGGTCCCAATGTGTTTCAGGGCTACTGGCAAATGCCCGACAAAACCGCCGCAGAACTGCGTGAAGACGGGTTCTTCATCACTGGCGATCTGGGTCGGATCGACGAGGACGGCTATGTCCATATCGTCGGGCGTGAGAAAGACCTGATCATCTCGGGCGGGTATAATATCTATCCCAAAGAGATCGAGCTGCTGCTAGACGAACAACCCGGCGTGCTGGAAAGCGCGGTAATTGGCGTCCCGCATCCGGATTTCGGAGAAACCCCGATTGGCATTCTGGTCCCTGCCCCCGGTCACACGCCAGACATCGAGGCCATCATGGGTGCGGTCCGGGACGCGCTCGCCCGGTTCAAACATCCCCGCCAGTTGATCCTGCTGGACGAGCTCCCCCGCAACACAATGGGCAAGGTGCAAAAGAACATCCTGCGTGACCGCTGCAAAGACCTTTTCACCAAGACCTGA
- a CDS encoding metallophosphoesterase family protein, whose amino-acid sequence MTNPIYAIGDLHGRVDEFERSLALIERDGGPDAEIVYLGDYVDRGPNSRGVLDRLIAGRDAGKRWITLLGNHDRMFSWFLEDVPRHDPHMLVGYHWLHERLGGVETLQSYGVFFDQQTRLEDLHATARGAVPDAHRIFLQGLIAMHQTREIAFVHAGIRPGIPLSEQRENDLVWIRQTFHNHRGPHPKLIVHGHTPVDQSTHYGNRINLDSGAGYGRPVGVAVFEGQDCWLLTDKGRVALLP is encoded by the coding sequence ATGACCAATCCGATCTACGCAATTGGAGATTTGCACGGCCGCGTGGATGAGTTCGAGCGCTCCTTGGCGCTGATCGAACGCGATGGCGGCCCCGATGCCGAGATCGTGTATCTGGGCGATTACGTTGATCGGGGCCCCAACAGCCGGGGCGTTCTGGATCGGCTGATCGCTGGTCGCGATGCGGGCAAGCGGTGGATTACTCTGCTGGGCAACCATGACCGGATGTTTTCATGGTTCCTCGAAGATGTCCCGCGTCACGATCCGCATATGTTGGTCGGGTATCATTGGCTGCACGAGCGGTTGGGTGGTGTCGAAACACTACAAAGCTATGGCGTGTTCTTCGATCAGCAGACACGGCTCGAGGATCTGCATGCAACAGCGCGGGGTGCGGTTCCCGATGCGCATCGGATATTTCTGCAAGGGCTCATCGCCATGCATCAAACGCGCGAGATTGCTTTTGTCCATGCGGGCATTCGGCCCGGTATTCCCCTGAGCGAACAACGGGAAAATGATCTGGTCTGGATCAGGCAAACCTTTCACAACCACCGAGGTCCGCATCCGAAACTGATCGTCCATGGGCATACGCCGGTGGATCAATCAACGCATTACGGCAATCGCATCAACCTGGATAGCGGCGCAGGGTATGGCCGCCCGGTTGGCGTTGCGGTGTTCGAAGGACAGGATTGCTGGTTGTTGACGGACAAGGGTCGCGTTGCGCTTTTGCCTTGA
- the serA gene encoding phosphoglycerate dehydrogenase codes for MAPKVLVSDKLSETAVQIFRDRGIDVDFMPDLGKDKDKLAEVIGQYDGLAIRSATKVTPTILEKADKLKVIGRAGIGTDNIDKDAASKKGVIVMNTPFGNMITTAEHAIAMMFAVARQIPEASTSTHAGKWEKSKFMGIELTNKTLGVIGAGNIGGIVCERALGLKMKVVAYDPYLGEEKAAQMGVEKVELDELLSRADFITLHVPLTEQTRNILSRENLAKTKKGVRIINCARGGLVDEDALAEALQSGHVAGAAFDVFSEEPAKDNVLFNLPNVVCTPHLGAATTEAQENVALQVAEQISNYLLTGAVENALNMPSVTAEEAKVMGPWIKLAGHLGSFIGQMTDEPIKAINILYDGVAANMNLAALNCSVVAGIMKKFNPEVNMVSAPVVARERGIQISTTNQDKSGAFEGYIKVTVVTEKRERSIGGTVFSDGKPRFIQIKGINIDAEIGAHMLYTTNEDVPGIIGALGQTMGENDVNIANFTLGRSEAGGEAIALLYVDEPVPAEARAKLAETGLFTQIKPLEFDVA; via the coding sequence ATGGCTCCCAAAGTACTCGTCTCTGACAAGCTGAGCGAAACCGCCGTACAAATCTTCCGCGACCGTGGCATCGACGTGGATTTCATGCCCGATCTGGGAAAGGACAAAGACAAACTGGCCGAGGTGATCGGTCAGTATGACGGCCTCGCCATCCGTTCTGCCACCAAAGTCACGCCAACCATTCTGGAGAAGGCAGACAAGTTAAAAGTTATTGGTCGTGCCGGGATCGGCACCGACAATATCGACAAGGATGCGGCCTCGAAAAAAGGCGTGATCGTGATGAACACACCTTTCGGCAACATGATCACCACCGCCGAGCATGCCATCGCGATGATGTTTGCCGTGGCGCGGCAAATCCCCGAGGCCAGTACCTCGACCCATGCGGGCAAGTGGGAAAAGTCCAAGTTCATGGGGATTGAGCTGACCAACAAGACCCTGGGCGTGATCGGTGCGGGCAACATTGGTGGCATCGTATGCGAGCGTGCTTTGGGTCTGAAGATGAAGGTCGTCGCCTATGATCCCTACCTTGGCGAAGAGAAAGCCGCGCAGATGGGTGTGGAAAAGGTCGAATTGGATGAGCTGCTGTCGCGGGCGGATTTCATCACTCTTCACGTGCCTCTCACGGAACAGACCCGCAATATCCTGAGCCGTGAGAACCTGGCCAAGACCAAAAAAGGCGTGCGCATCATCAACTGTGCCCGTGGTGGCCTGGTTGACGAAGATGCGCTGGCCGAGGCGTTGCAATCTGGCCATGTGGCCGGGGCGGCATTTGACGTCTTCAGCGAAGAGCCGGCCAAGGACAACGTACTGTTCAACTTGCCCAACGTAGTCTGCACCCCGCATTTAGGAGCGGCGACCACTGAAGCACAGGAGAATGTTGCGCTGCAAGTGGCCGAACAGATCTCGAATTACCTGCTGACCGGAGCGGTCGAGAATGCGCTGAACATGCCCAGTGTAACGGCAGAAGAGGCCAAGGTCATGGGGCCGTGGATCAAGCTGGCCGGGCATCTGGGCAGCTTCATTGGTCAGATGACGGATGAGCCGATCAAGGCAATCAACATCCTCTATGACGGTGTCGCTGCGAACATGAACCTGGCTGCGTTGAATTGTTCGGTCGTTGCCGGAATCATGAAGAAATTCAATCCCGAGGTGAACATGGTCTCGGCCCCGGTTGTCGCGAGAGAGCGTGGCATCCAGATATCGACCACCAATCAGGACAAATCCGGTGCGTTCGAAGGCTATATCAAGGTCACTGTGGTGACTGAAAAGCGTGAACGCTCAATCGGTGGCACGGTGTTCAGCGACGGCAAGCCGCGGTTTATTCAGATCAAGGGCATCAATATCGATGCCGAGATCGGGGCGCATATGCTCTATACGACTAACGAAGACGTGCCGGGCATCATTGGTGCTTTAGGACAGACCATGGGCGAGAACGATGTGAACATCGCGAACTTTACTCTTGGACGATCCGAAGCCGGCGGTGAGGCGATTGCGTTGCTTTATGTTGATGAACCGGTACCAGCCGAGGCGCGCGCCAAACTCGCCGAGACAGGTCTGTTTACTCAGATCAAACCGTTGGAGTTTGACGTGGCCTGA
- a CDS encoding phosphoserine transaminase encodes MTIEQPATRPANPRFSSGPCAKPPTFDLTKLADAALGRSHRAAVGKDKLKAAIEGTREILGIPADYRIGIVPASDTGAVEMALWSLLGERKVEMLAWESFGAGWVTDVVKQLKIDAEVKTAEYGQIVDLASVDFANDVVFTWNGTTSGVRVPDGDWIADDRQGLTICDATSAAFAMDLPWDKLDVTTFSWQKVLGGEAAHGMLILSPRAVERLESYTPSWPLPKIFRLTKGGKLIDGIFTGATINTPSMLAVEDYLFALDWARSVGGLQGLIARANANAGAVHAFCDQNDWIANLAEDSTTQSNTSVCLKFTDTRIQDGAVFAKAVAKRLEAENIALDIGAYRDAPAGLRIWCGGTVETSDIEAMLPWLAWAFEAEIAAQTEAA; translated from the coding sequence ATGACTATCGAACAACCGGCGACGCGGCCGGCCAACCCGCGTTTTTCCTCGGGCCCCTGTGCCAAACCCCCCACATTTGATCTGACCAAACTGGCGGATGCCGCCTTGGGCCGCTCGCATCGGGCTGCTGTCGGCAAGGACAAGCTGAAGGCGGCCATTGAAGGCACGCGAGAGATTCTAGGCATACCGGCGGATTATCGCATCGGCATTGTACCAGCCTCGGACACCGGTGCGGTTGAGATGGCGCTTTGGTCTTTGCTGGGTGAGCGCAAAGTTGAAATGCTGGCCTGGGAAAGCTTTGGCGCGGGTTGGGTGACTGATGTGGTCAAGCAACTGAAAATCGACGCTGAAGTGAAAACCGCCGAGTACGGGCAGATCGTTGATCTCGCGTCCGTCGATTTCGCCAACGATGTGGTGTTCACATGGAACGGAACGACTTCGGGTGTGCGGGTCCCAGATGGCGACTGGATTGCCGATGATCGTCAGGGTCTGACGATCTGTGACGCGACATCCGCTGCGTTCGCGATGGACTTGCCATGGGACAAGTTGGATGTGACAACGTTCAGCTGGCAGAAGGTACTAGGCGGAGAGGCGGCTCATGGGATGCTGATCCTGTCTCCGCGCGCGGTCGAGCGCTTGGAGAGTTACACCCCGTCATGGCCATTGCCGAAGATCTTCCGCCTGACCAAAGGTGGCAAGCTGATTGATGGGATATTCACCGGCGCGACGATCAACACACCCTCAATGCTCGCGGTTGAGGATTACCTTTTCGCGTTGGACTGGGCGCGTTCAGTCGGAGGCTTGCAGGGGCTGATTGCTCGTGCGAATGCCAATGCTGGCGCGGTTCATGCGTTCTGCGACCAAAATGACTGGATCGCCAATCTGGCCGAAGACTCGACAACTCAATCAAATACGTCGGTCTGTCTGAAGTTCACCGATACGCGCATTCAAGATGGTGCCGTTTTTGCCAAAGCCGTCGCCAAACGGCTTGAGGCCGAAAACATTGCGCTTGATATCGGTGCCTATCGCGACGCGCCTGCGGGTCTGCGCATCTGGTGCGGCGGCACGGTTGAGACATCAGATATCGAGGCGATGCTGCCCTGGCTTGCATGGGCTTTTGAAGCCGAGATTGCAGCGCAAACCGAAGCTGCCTGA